From the Teredinibacter turnerae T7901 genome, one window contains:
- a CDS encoding RNA polymerase-associated protein RapA, with amino-acid sequence MSEFVQGQRWVVDSEPELGLGIVTGVEARTVSIFFPQGECERNYATAQAPLTRIQYNIDDRIELADGSEAKVVHVHEQGGLLIYDIGGDRLVPETMLAAEVSLNQPLVRLLTGQLDAPKWFYFRRQLDAAMGKTWQSRLGGLLGVRANLIPHQLYVAWMACEHEKVRVLLADEVGLGKTIEAGMILSRLLKFERVARALILVPDALQVQWLVELVRKFGLMPVLFSDEEHDFSSGQIHIVPHSRADALSVELQAAEFDITIVDEAHHILPESEAFVCLEALSATSDHLVLLTATPEQLGAESHFARLQLLDPAKFSSLEKLHEQEAHYQSLNQRIRALPAGRDALIEEYHLAKDISDQALVDQLLDSHGVGRVMFRNVRSAIAGFPQRQAVAHSLSDDSWATRFEWLAQFSRAHPDEKILVICRQLAQVKDCENYLWQKHGIDAALFHEEQNLIERDKAAAYFADSEHGSQLLVCSEIGSEGRNFQFSCHLVCLDLPEHPDLLEQRIGRLDRIGQTRDVHVHVPFAAHSRTALQFQWFNDVLQCVEQQNPAAGPVHDKVVADVEDDLYSEAVLTEELISQTRAQVAALQAEIQSGRDALLEMNSCRQPFADELAAGIADFEQDTPQALVETASDLLNFHFEATGDASFSLIPSDKMLIPALPGIPPEGTEITFNRALASHREDLLFMSWDATFITGLWELLHHSDLGSASVATLPSKQLPAGHCLLEVCFDVVIQSRLATACLPFLTSHSVRTLVLDISDKDLSSLLPEEALQQNIQGVKKHLARDVVKSRKDEIGKWYEKAEAFAEQQQQTLLADALEQARAHFEAEITRLRNLAHNNAAVGRDELVALEERRDGVCNALEKHAHLQLSAIRLIVITG; translated from the coding sequence ATGTCCGAATTTGTGCAGGGCCAGCGTTGGGTGGTCGATTCCGAACCTGAGTTGGGGTTGGGTATTGTCACCGGTGTCGAGGCTCGTACCGTTTCCATCTTCTTTCCTCAAGGCGAGTGTGAGCGCAACTATGCCACCGCCCAAGCCCCTCTCACCCGAATTCAGTACAACATCGATGACCGCATAGAGCTCGCCGACGGCAGCGAAGCGAAGGTTGTGCACGTGCATGAACAGGGCGGGCTGCTGATTTACGATATCGGCGGCGATCGCCTGGTGCCGGAGACCATGCTGGCGGCAGAAGTCAGCCTGAATCAACCGCTGGTGCGTTTATTGACCGGGCAGCTGGATGCACCCAAATGGTTCTATTTCCGCCGTCAGCTGGATGCCGCCATGGGCAAGACCTGGCAGTCGCGACTGGGCGGCTTACTCGGCGTGCGCGCTAATCTTATTCCGCATCAATTGTATGTTGCCTGGATGGCGTGTGAGCACGAGAAGGTCCGAGTGCTTCTGGCAGACGAAGTGGGACTGGGTAAAACCATTGAAGCCGGCATGATCTTGAGTCGTCTGCTCAAATTCGAGCGGGTGGCGCGTGCGCTAATTCTGGTGCCGGATGCCTTGCAGGTGCAATGGCTGGTGGAGCTGGTGCGCAAGTTTGGTTTGATGCCGGTGTTGTTCAGTGACGAAGAGCACGATTTCAGCAGCGGCCAGATCCATATCGTGCCGCACTCTCGCGCAGATGCATTGTCGGTCGAACTGCAGGCGGCGGAGTTCGACATTACTATTGTCGACGAGGCTCACCACATATTGCCAGAAAGCGAGGCGTTCGTTTGCTTGGAAGCGCTCTCTGCTACCAGTGACCACTTGGTGTTGCTGACAGCCACACCCGAGCAGCTCGGCGCCGAGAGCCATTTCGCCCGCCTGCAGTTACTCGATCCCGCCAAATTTTCCAGTCTCGAGAAACTCCACGAGCAAGAAGCACATTACCAGTCGTTGAATCAGCGGATTCGCGCGCTGCCGGCTGGCCGTGATGCCCTGATTGAAGAGTATCACCTGGCCAAAGATATCAGCGACCAGGCGCTGGTGGATCAATTGCTCGACAGCCACGGTGTAGGTCGGGTGATGTTTCGTAACGTGCGCTCGGCGATTGCCGGCTTTCCGCAACGCCAGGCCGTGGCGCACTCACTCAGTGACGATAGCTGGGCAACACGCTTTGAATGGCTGGCGCAATTTAGCCGTGCCCACCCCGACGAAAAGATCCTGGTGATTTGCCGCCAACTGGCACAAGTAAAAGACTGTGAAAACTATTTGTGGCAGAAACACGGCATAGACGCGGCACTTTTCCACGAAGAACAGAACCTTATCGAGCGAGATAAAGCCGCCGCCTATTTCGCCGATTCTGAGCACGGCAGCCAATTGCTGGTGTGTTCTGAAATTGGCAGTGAAGGGCGCAATTTTCAGTTCAGCTGTCACCTTGTTTGCCTTGATTTGCCGGAGCACCCGGATTTGCTCGAGCAGCGCATCGGTCGCCTGGACCGCATTGGTCAGACCCGCGACGTGCATGTGCATGTGCCCTTCGCGGCGCACTCGCGCACCGCACTGCAATTCCAGTGGTTTAACGATGTCCTCCAGTGTGTGGAACAGCAGAACCCTGCCGCGGGCCCGGTGCACGACAAAGTGGTGGCTGACGTCGAGGACGATTTGTACAGTGAAGCGGTGTTGACGGAAGAATTGATATCCCAAACCCGTGCACAGGTTGCTGCATTGCAGGCGGAAATCCAGTCCGGCCGCGACGCGCTGCTGGAAATGAACAGCTGCCGTCAGCCATTCGCCGACGAGCTGGCTGCGGGTATCGCAGATTTTGAACAGGATACCCCGCAGGCGCTGGTGGAAACGGCGAGTGATCTGTTGAATTTCCATTTCGAAGCCACGGGAGACGCCAGTTTCAGTCTGATTCCGTCCGATAAGATGTTAATCCCGGCCCTGCCTGGCATTCCGCCTGAAGGCACCGAAATTACCTTCAATCGCGCACTGGCCAGTCATCGGGAAGACCTGCTTTTTATGAGCTGGGATGCCACCTTTATCACTGGTCTATGGGAGCTGCTGCACCATTCGGATCTCGGTTCGGCCTCGGTGGCAACGCTGCCGAGCAAGCAGTTGCCTGCCGGGCACTGCCTGTTGGAAGTGTGTTTTGACGTGGTGATTCAGTCGCGCCTGGCGACGGCGTGTCTGCCTTTCCTGACCAGCCATTCCGTGCGCACCCTGGTGCTCGATATTTCGGATAAGGATCTCTCATCCCTGCTCCCAGAGGAGGCTCTGCAGCAAAATATTCAAGGCGTGAAAAAGCACCTCGCGCGCGATGTGGTGAAGTCCCGCAAAGACGAAATCGGCAAGTGGTACGAAAAAGCGGAGGCATTTGCCGAGCAGCAACAGCAGACCCTGCTGGCGGACGCACTGGAGCAGGCGCGCGCGCATTTCGAGGCGGAAATAACCCGCCTGCGCAACCTCGCCCACAACAATGCAGCGGTGGGGAGGGACGAACTGGTGGCTCTGGAAGAGCGGCGCGATGGGGTATGCAACGCCCTGGAAAAGCATGCCCACTTGCAATTGTCAGCAATCCGCTTAATTGTGATCACGGGCTAG
- a CDS encoding GIY-YIG nuclease family protein — protein sequence MNSTWFVYMVCCADQTLYTGVTTDPDRRLAEHNGIGRGARYTRVRQPVTLVYCEPADNRAAACRREAAIKALPRRAKMALIHSATNCR from the coding sequence ATGAATTCCACTTGGTTTGTTTACATGGTGTGTTGCGCGGACCAAACACTTTACACGGGAGTCACTACCGACCCGGACCGGCGCCTGGCGGAGCACAACGGTATCGGTCGTGGTGCCCGCTACACACGCGTGCGCCAGCCAGTCACACTTGTTTACTGTGAGCCCGCAGATAACCGCGCTGCTGCCTGTCGTCGGGAAGCGGCCATTAAGGCGCTGCCACGACGGGCTAAAATGGCATTAATTCACAGTGCTACAAATTGTCGGTAA
- the rarD gene encoding EamA family transporter RarD, with protein sequence MQSETAKGLLFAVGAYGCWGFVPLYFKAMDAIPEGEIFVHRIIWSVLFTGLVLIPLGRWKNIWPHLCNLRTLLVLSAAAVFIAINWIVFIWASNNDRLLDTSIGYYINPLINVLFGLLFLGEKLRRMQWVSVSLAAAAVLLQIITLGKLPVISLTLAFAFGFYGLMRKIVQVGALEGLFIETLLLLPPTLVYFGWFSEKLSFIEATGRPGFAVALMAAGPITSIPLLLFASGVSRLKYSTIGFIQYLAPSIVFLLAIFWFREPLVWQMAVTFALIWVALAIYSYDGLRRSRTLPLPPE encoded by the coding sequence TTGCAAAGTGAGACCGCCAAAGGCCTGCTCTTCGCAGTAGGTGCTTACGGCTGCTGGGGCTTTGTCCCACTCTATTTCAAAGCGATGGATGCTATTCCTGAGGGCGAGATATTCGTCCACCGCATTATCTGGTCGGTGTTATTTACCGGGCTGGTACTCATTCCCCTGGGGCGCTGGAAAAATATCTGGCCGCATTTATGCAATCTCCGCACACTCCTTGTACTCAGCGCCGCCGCGGTGTTTATCGCCATTAACTGGATCGTATTTATCTGGGCGTCCAACAATGACCGCTTGCTGGATACCAGTATCGGCTATTACATCAATCCGTTAATTAACGTGCTATTTGGGCTCCTCTTTCTCGGCGAAAAGCTGCGTCGCATGCAGTGGGTGTCGGTGTCGCTCGCGGCTGCCGCTGTGTTGCTGCAAATTATTACCCTCGGCAAGCTGCCGGTAATTTCCCTCACACTCGCATTCGCGTTCGGCTTTTACGGGTTGATGCGAAAAATCGTACAAGTGGGAGCACTGGAAGGTCTGTTTATCGAAACCTTGCTGTTGTTGCCGCCCACACTGGTCTATTTTGGATGGTTCTCCGAGAAGCTCTCTTTTATCGAGGCCACCGGCAGACCAGGGTTCGCCGTGGCACTCATGGCCGCTGGCCCGATCACCAGCATTCCCTTGCTCTTGTTCGCGTCCGGCGTGTCTCGACTTAAATACTCCACCATCGGGTTTATCCAGTATCTGGCGCCCAGCATCGTATTTTTGCTGGCCATTTTCTGGTTCCGCGAACCGCTGGTGTGGCAAATGGCTGTGACCTTCGCCCTGATCTGGGTCGCACTCGCCATCTACAGCTACGACGGTCTACGCCGCTCTCGCACCCTGCCACTTCCCCCTGAATAA
- a CDS encoding carbohydrate-binding protein: MKPIQRTLYKFILALLTVLALLAHPYIPLKNVVIYPRSDAVSDIYGPAGSANWLARANSAWRCDYRRAFTDNSCGFIVSWTGGEQAASALRPPSCSSAATDHDGDGWGWEHQRSCLVPAAVRAQRARPTAEFPLCDTLAADLDGDGWGWEDEHTCRMPNADAGADNSGWHYCALSGSDPDGDGWGREEDAACVVRGGASDPQVSGERSPGENAVYCSNSIVDGDGDGWGWEQNRSCLIPPTVDRTQVPQPNKAVAQLRGVDMSSFKNLRVTLNYEGKAEFLRLYVRNFDPADADLSLADTTKYMITYLHTEDLKAGAAQVPLSQFRVAEWWLEATDRPLAHASRDLNNVVRIGFDFLEHGVHKIQVGKIELQGERISWPALVFMLSGLWFVLACAELGYPRYRRWRAAQRGEPHSPLQDGEVTDSDSALVPMATLITRFQAIHRAEHSGLLVVRVDLTDERAGIEAANALGREVGRLLSQQHYHQSYIAQQADGEVVLLLCGTSLSHLEHTAEQIHRLVDAHDFSHCAAGPVIAHVGFTLAINGEAFEETLNRAEWALYQTLQTHSRLQQPSYAETDDDR, translated from the coding sequence ATGAAACCGATACAAAGGACCCTGTACAAATTTATTCTCGCCCTGTTAACGGTGTTAGCACTGTTAGCACACCCTTATATACCTTTAAAAAACGTCGTTATCTACCCGCGCAGCGACGCCGTCTCCGATATCTACGGCCCCGCTGGATCAGCCAATTGGTTGGCGCGAGCCAATAGCGCCTGGCGCTGTGACTACCGGCGAGCATTCACCGATAACAGCTGTGGTTTCATTGTGAGCTGGACGGGTGGCGAGCAGGCGGCGTCCGCGCTGCGCCCGCCCAGCTGCTCCAGCGCCGCCACAGACCACGACGGCGATGGCTGGGGCTGGGAGCACCAGCGCAGCTGTCTGGTACCGGCTGCCGTGCGCGCGCAAAGAGCCCGTCCGACCGCAGAATTTCCCCTCTGCGATACCCTCGCTGCAGACTTGGATGGCGACGGCTGGGGCTGGGAAGACGAGCACACCTGCCGTATGCCGAACGCCGATGCTGGCGCCGATAACAGTGGCTGGCACTACTGCGCGCTGTCTGGATCAGATCCCGATGGTGACGGCTGGGGCCGGGAAGAAGACGCTGCCTGTGTTGTACGCGGCGGTGCCAGCGACCCGCAAGTCAGTGGCGAGCGGTCGCCCGGCGAAAATGCGGTTTACTGTTCAAATTCGATTGTTGACGGCGACGGCGATGGCTGGGGCTGGGAACAGAACCGAAGCTGTTTGATTCCGCCTACGGTCGACAGAACGCAAGTGCCGCAACCCAACAAAGCAGTCGCGCAGTTGCGGGGCGTGGACATGTCCTCGTTCAAGAATTTGCGCGTTACCCTCAACTACGAAGGGAAAGCCGAGTTTTTGCGACTTTATGTGCGCAACTTCGACCCCGCAGACGCCGATTTGAGCCTCGCCGATACCACCAAATATATGATCACTTATCTTCACACCGAAGATCTCAAAGCGGGTGCCGCTCAAGTGCCACTGAGCCAGTTTCGCGTCGCCGAATGGTGGCTGGAGGCAACCGACCGCCCCCTGGCTCACGCGAGTCGCGACCTGAATAACGTCGTGCGCATCGGGTTCGACTTCCTAGAGCACGGGGTGCACAAGATTCAGGTAGGTAAGATCGAGCTGCAAGGTGAACGCATCAGCTGGCCAGCGCTGGTGTTTATGCTGAGCGGTTTGTGGTTCGTGCTGGCCTGTGCAGAATTGGGCTACCCGCGCTACCGGCGCTGGCGCGCGGCTCAGCGAGGTGAACCACACTCGCCCCTGCAAGACGGCGAAGTAACCGACAGCGACTCGGCGTTAGTACCTATGGCGACGCTGATTACGCGGTTTCAGGCGATCCACCGCGCCGAACACAGTGGCCTGCTAGTGGTGCGGGTCGACCTCACCGATGAACGCGCTGGGATCGAAGCCGCAAACGCACTTGGTCGCGAAGTCGGTCGCCTGCTCAGTCAGCAGCATTACCACCAGAGTTACATCGCCCAACAGGCCGATGGCGAGGTCGTACTGCTACTGTGCGGCACCAGCTTGAGCCACTTGGAACATACCGCGGAGCAGATTCATCGTTTGGTTGACGCGCATGATTTTTCCCACTGTGCTGCCGGTCCGGTCATTGCCCACGTGGGTTTTACGCTTGCAATTAACGGGGAAGCTTTCGAAGAGACGCTGAACCGTGCGGAATGGGCGCTCTACCAGACGCTACAAACCCACAGTCGACTGCAGCAACCTTCCTACGCGGAGACTGACGATGACCGCTAA
- a CDS encoding GGDEF domain-containing protein, with the protein MTANPLRHTKRLRLAMLAATFMLLLGHYLLPAKVRQLHPAAGVEQIIYGFIDPEQGESNQWVDERESEWVCDYLPTYDYGCGFALVWDRHEVNGIDLSEYDSIRLTLHYQGGADNLRVFMRNYNPHYSMPDDSATTKFMSALFAFREMSSNQINVPLNRFAVADWWLREHMERHRWSAVELNNITQIGINFIEPGHHQLRVEKVELVGRWLSTAQMLTWVLVAWMLLFIGEGCLLLWQLYWVAAYNRKRQRALQRRQRSLAIEKASLQKLAHKDPLTGILNRRGAEEHIKRLYQNTYSKAFTAVLLLNLDNFKLINEQFGHDKGDAILKAFSALIQMNLESSDIFARWGSEEFLLVCVAENQQDALYRAEKLRQLTERTHLSPAPGFNVTTSIGVATIGGNESFQQALTRASAALQNAKRSGRNRVKYEMA; encoded by the coding sequence ATGACCGCTAATCCCCTGCGCCACACCAAGCGCTTGCGGCTGGCGATGCTGGCCGCAACCTTCATGCTGCTGCTAGGGCACTATCTTCTACCGGCAAAAGTCCGTCAGCTACACCCCGCTGCCGGAGTCGAACAAATCATTTATGGCTTTATCGACCCGGAACAGGGTGAATCCAATCAATGGGTCGATGAACGCGAAAGCGAATGGGTGTGCGACTACTTACCAACCTATGACTACGGCTGCGGTTTTGCACTGGTATGGGATCGTCACGAGGTTAACGGCATTGACCTGAGCGAGTACGATTCCATACGCCTCACCCTGCATTACCAGGGCGGTGCTGACAACCTGCGGGTGTTTATGCGCAACTATAACCCCCACTACTCCATGCCTGACGACAGCGCGACCACCAAATTCATGTCCGCGCTTTTCGCCTTTAGGGAAATGAGCAGCAACCAAATCAATGTGCCGCTCAATCGGTTTGCGGTCGCTGACTGGTGGTTGCGTGAACACATGGAGCGACACCGTTGGTCGGCGGTCGAGCTGAACAACATCACTCAAATCGGCATTAATTTTATTGAGCCTGGGCATCACCAATTGCGAGTGGAAAAGGTCGAGCTGGTGGGGCGCTGGCTCAGCACCGCGCAAATGCTTACCTGGGTACTGGTGGCCTGGATGCTGTTGTTTATTGGCGAGGGCTGTCTGTTGCTGTGGCAGCTCTACTGGGTCGCCGCCTACAATCGCAAGCGCCAACGCGCTCTGCAACGACGCCAGCGCAGCCTGGCGATAGAAAAAGCCAGCCTGCAAAAACTTGCCCACAAAGACCCACTCACCGGCATTCTCAACCGTCGCGGCGCAGAAGAACACATAAAAAGGCTCTACCAAAACACCTATAGCAAAGCTTTTACCGCGGTTTTGTTGCTGAACCTCGACAACTTCAAACTTATTAACGAGCAGTTCGGGCACGATAAAGGCGACGCCATTTTGAAGGCATTTTCAGCCCTTATTCAGATGAACCTGGAAAGCAGTGATATTTTTGCCCGTTGGGGTAGCGAGGAATTTCTGTTGGTTTGTGTAGCAGAGAATCAGCAGGATGCGCTCTATCGCGCCGAAAAACTGCGGCAGCTTACCGAGCGCACCCATCTGTCACCAGCACCCGGATTTAATGTAACCACCAGTATCGGGGTCGCGACCATTGGTGGTAACGAAAGTTTTCAACAGGCCCTCACGCGCGCGAGCGCAGCGCTTCAAAACGCTAAGCGCAGCGGCCGCAACCGGGTGAAATATGAAATGGCCTAA